A genomic stretch from Phycisphaerae bacterium includes:
- the hemL gene encoding glutamate-1-semialdehyde 2,1-aminomutase, producing MTKSEQLFARAQALMPGGVNSPVRAFRAVGGSPRFIRSARGCRLTDVDGREYIDYIGAWGPAILGHAHPSVIEAIELTIQNGTSFGTPSPLEVELAREIVVRVPSIEKVRMVNSGTEAVMSAIRLARAATGREKVLKFDGCYHGHADSMLVKAGSGVATLGLPDSPGVTSGAAATTLTALYNDLEAVRRVFESAGTQIAAIIVEPIAGNMGVVPPTDGFLAGLRDISTAHGALLIFDEVMTGFRVARGGAQERLGIRPDLTTLGKIIGGGLPVGAYGGRADLMDMIAPTGPVYQAGTLSGNPVAMAAGLATLQLLDAKAYGRLEELSARLEAGLRRTLEETGERGVVQRIGSMLTLFLGVPAVRNFADAAAADHRRFAAFFHAMLDRGVHLPPSGYEAWFVSLAHDDESIDRTIEAARESLISR from the coding sequence ATGACTAAATCCGAGCAACTTTTCGCCCGAGCCCAGGCGCTGATGCCCGGCGGTGTCAACTCGCCGGTCCGGGCATTTCGCGCCGTCGGCGGGTCGCCCCGCTTCATCCGCTCCGCGCGGGGCTGCCGGCTGACTGACGTCGATGGGCGCGAGTACATCGACTACATCGGCGCGTGGGGGCCGGCAATCCTGGGACACGCCCATCCCTCCGTCATCGAGGCGATTGAGCTGACGATCCAGAACGGGACGAGCTTCGGCACGCCCTCGCCGCTCGAAGTCGAACTGGCCCGCGAGATCGTTGTTCGCGTCCCCTCCATCGAAAAGGTACGCATGGTGAACTCCGGCACCGAGGCGGTCATGAGCGCGATCCGCCTGGCCCGCGCGGCGACGGGCCGGGAGAAAGTGCTCAAGTTCGACGGCTGCTACCACGGCCATGCCGATTCCATGCTCGTTAAGGCGGGCTCGGGCGTCGCCACGCTCGGCCTGCCGGATTCGCCGGGCGTAACCAGCGGCGCGGCGGCGACGACGCTGACCGCGCTGTACAACGATCTGGAAGCGGTGCGTCGCGTGTTTGAATCGGCCGGTACGCAGATCGCCGCGATCATTGTCGAGCCGATCGCAGGCAATATGGGCGTCGTTCCTCCGACGGACGGATTTCTCGCAGGACTCCGCGACATCTCCACTGCCCACGGCGCGCTGCTGATCTTCGACGAAGTCATGACCGGCTTTCGCGTCGCCCGCGGTGGGGCACAGGAACGGCTTGGCATCCGGCCCGATCTGACGACGCTGGGCAAGATCATCGGCGGCGGGCTGCCCGTCGGCGCGTATGGCGGTCGGGCGGATTTGATGGACATGATCGCGCCGACGGGACCGGTCTATCAGGCGGGGACGCTGTCCGGCAATCCGGTCGCGATGGCCGCGGGTTTGGCCACGCTGCAACTTCTGGACGCCAAGGCGTACGGCCGGCTTGAAGAACTCAGCGCGCGGCTGGAGGCCGGCCTTCGCCGCACCTTGGAGGAAACGGGCGAACGCGGTGTCGTTCAGCGCATCGGCTCGATGTTGACGCTTTTTCTCGGCGTGCCGGCGGTTCGCAACTTCGCCGATGCCGCGGCCGCGGATCATCGGCGCTTCGCCGCATTCTTTCACGCAATGCTCGACCGCGGCGTTCACCTGCCGCCCAGCGGCTACGAAGCGTGGTTTGTTTCGCTGGCCCACGACGATGAATCCATCGATCGGACGATCGAAGCCGCCCGCGAATCCCTCATTTCACGATGA
- the hemB gene encoding porphobilinogen synthase, with protein sequence MSDMSFRRLRRLRRTPALRTLVRETRLSTDDFIYPLFIAEREHDAGPVRSMPGVVRHTLDSLEREIEQVAARKIRSVLLFGIPAGKDATGSGAYAEDGVIPQAIRRIKAAREDMIVVTDVCLCEYTDHGHCGLIHEDQVDNDATLQLLAQTAVAHAAAGADLVAPSAMMDGMVGAIRRSLDGAGHNQVGILSYAVKYASSFYGPFREAADCAPKFGDRRTHQMDPANVREALAEAEEDLREGADLLMVKPGMPYLDVLSALRQRFPQAPLAAYQVSGEYSMIKAAAGHGWLDERRVVLESLTAIKRAGADIIITYFAKDAAEYLAQAHD encoded by the coding sequence ATGAGCGATATGTCCTTTCGACGACTCCGCCGTCTGCGCCGGACGCCCGCGCTCCGCACACTGGTGCGCGAGACGAGGCTTTCCACCGACGACTTCATCTATCCGCTCTTCATCGCCGAGCGCGAGCATGACGCGGGCCCGGTCCGGTCCATGCCCGGCGTCGTGCGGCATACGCTTGATTCGCTGGAGCGCGAGATCGAACAAGTCGCCGCGCGAAAGATTCGCTCAGTCCTGCTGTTCGGCATCCCGGCAGGAAAGGATGCTACCGGAAGCGGCGCCTACGCAGAGGATGGCGTAATTCCACAAGCCATCCGGAGAATCAAGGCGGCGCGGGAGGACATGATCGTCGTCACGGATGTCTGTCTCTGCGAATACACCGATCATGGTCACTGCGGCCTCATTCATGAAGACCAGGTGGATAATGATGCGACGCTGCAGCTGCTCGCCCAAACGGCCGTCGCACATGCCGCCGCCGGCGCGGACCTCGTCGCACCCAGCGCGATGATGGATGGCATGGTCGGCGCAATTCGCCGATCGTTGGATGGCGCAGGTCACAACCAGGTGGGCATCCTCTCGTACGCCGTCAAATACGCTTCATCGTTCTACGGCCCGTTCCGCGAGGCGGCGGACTGCGCACCGAAATTCGGCGACCGACGGACGCACCAGATGGACCCGGCCAATGTCCGCGAAGCGCTGGCCGAGGCGGAGGAAGACCTGCGCGAAGGCGCGGACCTGCTCATGGTCAAGCCGGGCATGCCCTACCTCGACGTCCTCTCCGCTCTCCGACAGCGGTTTCCGCAGGCCCCGCTCGCGGCCTATCAAGTCAGCGGCGAGTACAGCATGATCAAGGCAGCGGCCGGTCACGGCTGGCTGGACGAACGCCGCGTCGTGTTGGAATCGCTCACGGCGATCAAACGGGCCGGCGCGGATATCATCATCACCTACTTCGCCAAGGACGCCGCCGAGTATCTCGCGCAAGCGCATGACTAA